The following coding sequences lie in one Saccharopolyspora hordei genomic window:
- a CDS encoding SDR family oxidoreductase produces MTDTDTTRAIGRVAVVTGGSRGIGRAVAHRLGSGGAAVVVGYVAGAAAAEEAVSAITAAGGRAIAVQADITDEDAVAALFDQAEETFGGVDVVVNAAGRMALSPIADLDLAVLDQLHRTNVRGTFVVAQQAARRLRAGGSFVGFSSSVVGTQFPEYGAYAASKGAVEAMTMVLARELRGRDVTVNTVAPGPTATDLFLEGKTEEQVEALAMAPPLQRLGTPEDIAEVVAFLTSPEGHWVNGQVLRANGGMI; encoded by the coding sequence ATGACAGACACGGACACCACCAGGGCGATCGGACGGGTCGCCGTCGTCACCGGGGGCTCGCGCGGCATCGGCCGGGCCGTGGCCCACCGGCTCGGCTCCGGCGGTGCGGCCGTCGTCGTCGGCTACGTCGCCGGTGCCGCGGCTGCCGAGGAGGCGGTTTCCGCGATCACCGCCGCCGGCGGCCGGGCGATCGCGGTCCAGGCCGACATCACCGACGAGGACGCCGTCGCAGCGTTGTTCGACCAGGCCGAGGAGACCTTCGGGGGTGTGGACGTCGTCGTGAACGCGGCGGGCCGCATGGCGCTGTCCCCCATCGCCGACCTGGACCTGGCCGTCCTCGACCAGTTGCACCGGACCAACGTCCGCGGGACGTTCGTCGTCGCCCAGCAGGCCGCCCGGCGGCTGCGCGCGGGAGGGTCCTTCGTGGGCTTCTCCAGTTCCGTCGTCGGCACCCAGTTCCCCGAGTACGGCGCGTACGCCGCCAGCAAGGGCGCCGTCGAGGCGATGACCATGGTGCTGGCGCGCGAGCTGCGCGGACGCGACGTCACCGTGAACACCGTCGCCCCGGGCCCGACCGCCACCGACCTCTTCCTCGAGGGCAAGACCGAGGAGCAGGTCGAGGCGCTGGCCATGGCGCCACCGCTGCAGCGCCTGGGCACCCCGGAGGACATCGCCGAGGTCGTCGCGTTCCTGACCAGCCCCGAGGGGCACTGGGTCAACGGCCAGGTGCTGCGCGCCAACGGCGGGATGATCTGA